A genomic window from Klebsiella quasipneumoniae subsp. quasipneumoniae includes:
- a CDS encoding DUF1971 domain-containing protein — protein sequence MQRIIIPTHYVHTRSTPLWTKETAPASIWRRHLDAGTRQGVYPRLSVMQGAIRYLGYADETSPEPVETLTIEAGQFGVFPPEKWHCIEALSEDTVFNVDFYVDPKILIEG from the coding sequence ATGCAGCGAATTATTATTCCCACCCATTACGTTCATACCCGCAGCACGCCGCTGTGGACTAAGGAGACCGCTCCGGCCTCTATCTGGCGCCGCCATCTGGACGCTGGCACCCGCCAGGGGGTCTATCCCCGGCTGTCGGTGATGCAGGGGGCGATCCGCTATCTCGGCTATGCCGATGAAACCAGCCCCGAACCGGTTGAAACGCTGACCATTGAAGCCGGCCAGTTTGGCGTTTTTCCGCCAGAAAAATGGCACTGCATTGAGGCCCTCTCGGAGGACACGGTATTTAATGTCGACTTCTATGTTGATCCGAAAATTCTCATCGAGGGATAA
- a CDS encoding DUF1869 domain-containing protein — protein sequence MNSENKGYTLAVENGRLQRKQEKIFLKPMVLYIPQQAVEAVNGLLSALPDDNLEGEFVLTVTNNNNGVSVDKSFSSLAALRDPLTAADAVKELINIVRGYESDEETNVCGW from the coding sequence ATGAACAGTGAAAATAAAGGTTATACCTTAGCGGTAGAGAATGGCCGGCTTCAGCGGAAACAAGAAAAAATATTCCTCAAACCGATGGTCTTGTATATTCCGCAGCAGGCGGTAGAGGCCGTTAATGGGCTGCTGAGCGCTCTGCCGGACGACAATTTAGAGGGGGAGTTTGTGCTGACGGTCACCAATAACAATAACGGCGTCTCGGTCGATAAAAGCTTTTCCTCGCTGGCGGCGCTGCGAGACCCGCTTACCGCGGCCGATGCGGTGAAGGAGCTGATCAATATCGTCCGCGGCTATGAGTCCGACGAAGAGACCAACGTTTGCGGCTGGTAA
- a CDS encoding LysR substrate-binding domain-containing protein, which translates to MRPPRLPPLGALRAFHAVARQRSFKLAAGALGVSATAVSHQIKLLESVLECRVCERSAQGVSLTADGEILYAATQRAFSALEQAVVQIAQARQPPSLTVTTTSNFLTHWLVPRLADFTARFPAIDLRLHTSVERVDLHLGTVDAAIRYRETPEPDLCCTLLHKDRFIVVASPTLALSRPDDLAQVTLFHVANRHVPADSPSWENWRRRYGPPTLNIDAGLTFSDETHALQAAVAGQGAVIASELLARDLLQRGVLSAPFSGALPGASYCLVTTEAAAQRADIIALREWLVGQMAQGVSGQPAAG; encoded by the coding sequence ATGAGACCCCCTCGCCTGCCACCGCTGGGCGCCCTGCGCGCCTTTCACGCCGTCGCCCGCCAGCGTAGTTTTAAACTGGCCGCCGGGGCGCTCGGCGTCAGCGCGACGGCGGTCAGCCATCAGATCAAACTGCTGGAATCGGTCCTGGAGTGCCGGGTCTGTGAACGCAGCGCGCAGGGCGTCAGCCTGACCGCCGATGGCGAGATCCTCTACGCCGCCACCCAGCGCGCCTTCAGCGCCCTGGAGCAGGCTGTCGTCCAGATAGCCCAGGCCCGCCAGCCGCCATCCTTAACCGTCACCACCACCTCCAATTTTCTCACCCACTGGCTGGTGCCACGGCTGGCGGACTTCACCGCCCGCTTTCCGGCTATCGACCTGCGTCTGCACACCAGCGTCGAACGGGTGGATCTGCATCTGGGCACGGTGGACGCCGCGATTCGCTATCGCGAAACGCCCGAGCCGGATCTGTGCTGTACCCTGCTGCATAAGGATCGCTTTATCGTGGTCGCCAGCCCGACGCTGGCCCTCAGCCGGCCTGACGATCTGGCGCAGGTGACGCTGTTTCACGTCGCCAACCGGCACGTACCGGCCGATTCGCCGAGCTGGGAGAACTGGCGTCGCCGCTATGGACCGCCGACGCTGAATATTGACGCGGGGTTAACCTTTAGCGATGAAACCCATGCCCTGCAGGCGGCGGTGGCCGGCCAGGGGGCGGTGATCGCCAGCGAACTGCTGGCGCGGGATCTGCTGCAGCGCGGGGTGTTATCCGCGCCATTCAGCGGCGCATTGCCGGGCGCCAGCTACTGTCTGGTCACCACCGAAGCGGCAGCGCAGCGGGCGGATATTATCGCGCTGCGGGAGTGGCTGGTGGGTCAGATGGCCCAGGGCGTCAGCGGCCAGCCGGCAGCGGGATAG